A window from Agrobacterium tumefaciens encodes these proteins:
- the glnT gene encoding type III glutamate--ammonia ligase, whose translation MTLDLSTFAAEKGIKYFMISYTDLFGGQRAKLVPAEAIADMQKGGAGFAGFATWFDLTPAHPDLFAVPDASSVIQLPWKKDVAWVAADCVMEDQPVEQAPRVVLKKLIAEAAGEGLRVKTGVEPEFFLISPDGAKISDEYDTAEKPCYDQQAVMRRYDVIAEICDYMLELGWKPYQNDHEDANGQFEMNWEYDDALQTADKHSFFKFMVKSVAEKHGLRATFMPKPFKGLTGNGCHAHISVWDLGGKVNAFADKEMPFGLSAKGRTFLGGIMKHASALAAITNPTVNSYKRINAPRTISGATWAPNTVTWTGNNRTHMVRVPGPGRFELRLPDGAVNPYLLQAIIIAAGLSGVRSKADPGRHYDIDMYREGHTVTDAPKLPLNLLDALREYEKDAELQQALGTEFSKAYLKLKQGEWNSYCAQFTAWEHQTTLDV comes from the coding sequence GTGACACTGGACCTCTCCACCTTTGCTGCCGAAAAGGGCATCAAATATTTCATGATCAGTTATACTGATCTCTTCGGCGGCCAGCGCGCCAAGCTGGTGCCGGCGGAAGCGATCGCCGATATGCAGAAGGGCGGCGCGGGGTTTGCCGGTTTCGCCACATGGTTCGATCTGACGCCTGCCCATCCCGATCTTTTCGCCGTGCCGGATGCCTCCTCCGTCATCCAGCTTCCATGGAAAAAGGATGTCGCCTGGGTCGCTGCCGATTGCGTCATGGAAGACCAGCCGGTGGAGCAGGCGCCGCGTGTGGTTCTCAAGAAGCTCATTGCGGAAGCGGCGGGCGAGGGGCTCAGGGTCAAAACAGGTGTCGAGCCGGAATTCTTTCTGATTTCGCCTGACGGTGCAAAAATCTCCGACGAATACGACACGGCGGAAAAGCCCTGCTACGATCAGCAGGCCGTCATGCGCCGTTACGATGTGATCGCCGAGATTTGCGACTACATGCTGGAGCTTGGCTGGAAGCCCTATCAGAACGACCATGAGGATGCGAATGGCCAGTTCGAGATGAACTGGGAATATGACGACGCGCTCCAGACTGCCGACAAACATTCCTTCTTCAAGTTTATGGTCAAGTCGGTCGCCGAAAAGCACGGGTTGCGCGCCACCTTCATGCCGAAGCCGTTCAAGGGGCTGACCGGTAACGGCTGCCATGCCCATATTTCGGTCTGGGACCTCGGCGGCAAGGTCAACGCCTTCGCCGACAAGGAAATGCCGTTCGGGCTCTCGGCCAAGGGCAGGACCTTTCTCGGCGGCATCATGAAACATGCGTCTGCGCTTGCGGCGATCACCAATCCAACAGTCAATTCCTACAAGCGCATCAACGCGCCGCGCACTATTTCAGGTGCCACCTGGGCGCCGAATACGGTGACCTGGACCGGCAATAACCGCACCCACATGGTGCGCGTGCCGGGTCCGGGGCGTTTCGAACTGCGCCTGCCGGATGGAGCGGTGAACCCCTATCTGCTGCAGGCCATCATCATTGCTGCCGGTCTCTCCGGCGTTCGCTCCAAGGCCGATCCCGGCCGGCACTACGATATCGACATGTATCGCGAAGGCCACACCGTCACGGATGCGCCGAAGCTGCCGCTCAATCTTCTCGATGCGCTGCGCGAATATGAGAAGGATGCGGAACTGCAGCAGGCGCTCGGCACGGAGTTCTCGAAGGCCTATCTGAAGCTCAAACAGGGCGAGTGGAACAGCTATTGCGCGCAGTTCACCGCCTGGGAGCACCAGACCACGCTCGACGTCTGA
- a CDS encoding ABC transporter substrate-binding protein has protein sequence MNWNPISRKCTAVRARTLLAGAALTLFTGAAMAQDCTPKISDDHLIKPGHLVMATSPTLPPMAYADQQGVLKGLRIELGYEIAKRLCLKPEYISTEYATMVPGLQGGRWDMINAGLFVTAERRKILFMIPYENLAISISTAVGASDPITKVDDLAGKAVSTDIGGYAERKIKELNEDFKKRGLAPMTINLFDNYATVYQALRAGQVQAAVSIDPVAKQYQDRGEFTHALSGMYPTPGSLSFGSKDVADAVSAALKEMRADGSLEKLMGGYGVSMAPGDLAVLGPEG, from the coding sequence ATGAACTGGAATCCGATTTCCCGGAAATGCACAGCCGTGCGCGCCAGAACCCTCTTGGCCGGTGCCGCACTCACTCTTTTTACCGGCGCCGCCATGGCACAGGATTGCACGCCGAAAATATCCGACGACCACCTCATCAAGCCCGGTCATCTTGTCATGGCCACCAGCCCGACCCTGCCGCCCATGGCCTATGCCGATCAGCAGGGTGTCCTGAAGGGTCTTCGTATTGAACTCGGCTATGAGATAGCCAAGCGTCTTTGCCTGAAGCCCGAATATATCAGCACCGAATACGCGACCATGGTGCCGGGTCTGCAAGGCGGGCGCTGGGACATGATCAATGCGGGCCTGTTCGTCACGGCGGAGCGGCGCAAGATCCTGTTCATGATCCCCTATGAAAACCTTGCCATCAGCATTTCCACGGCCGTCGGCGCGTCCGATCCCATCACCAAGGTCGATGATCTCGCCGGCAAAGCCGTCAGCACCGATATTGGCGGCTATGCCGAGCGCAAGATCAAGGAACTGAACGAGGACTTCAAGAAGCGCGGTCTCGCGCCGATGACCATCAACCTGTTCGATAATTACGCGACGGTTTATCAGGCACTGCGCGCCGGCCAAGTGCAGGCGGCCGTCTCCATCGATCCTGTCGCCAAGCAATATCAGGATCGCGGTGAGTTCACCCATGCGCTTTCCGGCATGTATCCGACGCCCGGTTCGCTTTCCTTCGGCAGCAAGGACGTGGCCGATGCCGTCTCCGCCGCCCTGAAGGAGATGAGGGCCGATGGTTCTCTCGAAAAGCTGATGGGCGGCTACGGTGTCAGCATGGCGCCCGGCGACCTCGCCGTTCTCGGCCCGGAAGGCTGA
- the purU gene encoding formyltetrahydrofolate deformylase produces MTNFVLTVTCKSTRGIVAALSGLLAEKGCNIVDSSQFDDLGTGRFFMRVGFISEEGAARDALMAGLGPISKTFGMEVALHDQAERMKVLLMVSRFGHCLNDLLYRWRIGALPIDIVGVVSNHFDYQKVVVNHDIPFHHIPVTKENKPQAEARIMEIAESTGTELVVLARYMQVLSDRMCEAMSGKIINIHHSFLPSFKGANPYKQAYQRGVKLIGATAHYVTADLDEGPIIEQDIVRITHAQSAEDYVSLGRDVEAQVLARAIHAHIHRRVFLNGSRTVVFPPSPGSYASERMG; encoded by the coding sequence ATGACGAACTTCGTCCTCACCGTAACATGCAAATCCACCCGTGGCATCGTCGCGGCCCTTTCAGGCCTTCTGGCGGAGAAAGGCTGCAACATCGTCGACAGTTCGCAATTCGATGATCTCGGCACTGGTCGCTTTTTCATGCGCGTGGGTTTCATATCCGAGGAAGGCGCGGCGCGGGATGCGCTGATGGCGGGGCTCGGGCCGATTTCGAAGACATTCGGCATGGAGGTGGCGCTGCACGATCAGGCTGAGCGGATGAAGGTTCTGCTGATGGTCTCGCGCTTCGGCCATTGCCTCAATGACCTGCTCTATCGCTGGCGTATCGGAGCCTTGCCGATCGATATTGTCGGCGTCGTCTCCAACCATTTCGACTACCAGAAGGTCGTCGTCAATCACGACATTCCCTTTCACCACATTCCGGTGACGAAGGAAAACAAGCCGCAGGCCGAAGCGCGGATCATGGAGATCGCTGAAAGCACGGGCACGGAACTTGTCGTTCTGGCGCGCTACATGCAGGTGCTTTCCGACAGGATGTGCGAGGCTATGTCGGGCAAGATCATCAATATCCATCATTCCTTCCTGCCTTCCTTCAAGGGCGCAAACCCTTACAAGCAGGCCTATCAGCGCGGTGTGAAGCTGATCGGCGCGACGGCCCATTATGTGACGGCCGATCTGGATGAAGGGCCGATCATCGAACAGGATATCGTGCGCATCACCCATGCGCAGTCAGCCGAGGATTATGTCTCACTTGGCCGTGACGTGGAGGCGCAGGTACTGGCGCGTGCCATCCACGCGCATATCCATCGGCGCGTCTTTTTGAACGGCAGCCGAACGGTGGTGTTTCCGCCAAGTCCCGGCTCCTATGCATCGGAAAGGATGGGATGA
- a CDS encoding amino acid ABC transporter permease produces the protein MKGWNWEGFFEYLTNYYLFEGALVTLGLTVFAMTAGLALGFVIAVMRMSKYRILSGPAYFYTWIFRGTPLLVQLIIIYTGLPQIGIKLTVLQSTLIGLSLCEAAYLSEIVRAGIAAVPKGQINAARAIGMTEAQVMRYIVAPQAFRIIIPPLGNSVNGVLKTTSIASIISMEELLRRTQVLIQEKFLVLELFTVAALYYLAMTTAWELIQRRIEKRFGKAYGPMSTDIH, from the coding sequence GTGAAGGGTTGGAACTGGGAAGGTTTCTTCGAATATCTGACGAATTATTATCTGTTCGAGGGCGCGCTGGTAACGCTCGGCCTCACGGTCTTCGCTATGACGGCGGGTCTTGCGCTGGGTTTCGTCATTGCTGTCATGCGCATGTCGAAATACCGCATCCTGTCCGGGCCGGCCTATTTCTACACCTGGATCTTTCGCGGTACGCCGCTTCTGGTGCAGCTCATCATCATCTATACCGGCCTGCCGCAGATCGGCATCAAGCTCACCGTCCTGCAATCCACGCTGATCGGCCTGTCGCTCTGTGAGGCGGCCTATCTCTCGGAAATCGTCCGGGCGGGTATTGCCGCCGTTCCGAAAGGCCAGATCAATGCGGCCCGCGCCATCGGCATGACCGAGGCGCAGGTGATGCGCTACATCGTCGCCCCGCAGGCCTTCCGGATTATCATTCCGCCGCTTGGCAACTCCGTGAATGGCGTTTTGAAGACGACGTCGATCGCCTCGATCATCTCCATGGAGGAGCTTTTGCGCCGCACGCAGGTGCTCATTCAGGAAAAGTTCCTCGTTCTGGAGCTGTTCACGGTCGCGGCGCTTTATTACCTCGCCATGACGACCGCCTGGGAACTCATTCAGCGTCGCATCGAGAAGCGCTTCGGCAAGGCCTATGGCCCCATGTCGACTGACATACATTAA
- a CDS encoding amino acid ABC transporter ATP-binding protein gives MIELQSVNKWYGPSFQVLTNCSLNVAKGEVVVICGPSGSGKSTLIKCVNALETIGNGVITVNGVEVTNPKTDMPKLRSKVGMVFQHFELFPHMTILENLCIGQEKVLGRSPAEALAKANALLERVGLTAHARKYPGQLSGGQQQRVAIARALAMDPVAMLFDEPTSALDPEMINEVLDVMVSLAQEGMTMMVVTHEMGFARKVADRIVFMDGGEIVEIGEGDSFFTDPKTDRARSFLSKILAH, from the coding sequence ATGATCGAACTGCAATCCGTCAATAAGTGGTACGGGCCAAGTTTTCAGGTTTTGACCAATTGCAGCCTGAATGTCGCCAAGGGTGAAGTCGTCGTCATCTGCGGCCCCTCCGGCTCCGGAAAATCGACCCTGATCAAATGCGTCAATGCCCTGGAAACGATCGGCAACGGCGTCATCACCGTCAACGGGGTGGAGGTGACCAACCCGAAGACCGATATGCCGAAACTGCGCTCCAAGGTGGGCATGGTGTTCCAGCATTTCGAGCTTTTCCCGCACATGACGATCCTCGAAAACCTCTGCATCGGGCAGGAGAAGGTTCTGGGCCGCTCGCCGGCGGAAGCGCTGGCCAAGGCCAATGCGCTGCTGGAGAGGGTGGGGCTGACGGCGCATGCCAGAAAATATCCCGGCCAATTGTCGGGCGGGCAGCAGCAGCGCGTCGCCATTGCCCGCGCGCTGGCGATGGATCCAGTTGCGATGCTGTTCGACGAGCCGACATCGGCGCTCGATCCGGAAATGATCAACGAGGTCCTCGACGTCATGGTCTCGCTCGCCCAGGAAGGTATGACGATGATGGTGGTGACGCATGAGATGGGTTTTGCCCGCAAGGTGGCGGACCGCATCGTCTTCATGGATGGCGGCGAAATCGTCGAGATCGGTGAGGGCGACAGTTTCTTCACCGATCCGAAAACGGATCGTGCGCGTTCTTTCCTGTCGAAAATCCTGGCGCATTAG
- a CDS encoding alpha/beta fold hydrolase, translated as MQEAATTSRVNVATAGAAALPRKMTEGGAAYFEAGAGEELILIHGVGMRLEAWEPQIDVFSRTHRVIAVDMPGHGGSARLPAGSTLTDFVGWFGRFLDDMRITRANVAGHSMGALISGGAAASFGDRVARVGYLNGVYRRDPAAKAAVLARAEAIRTEGVDKQGPLLRWFGDDAKSQHARELTRCWLEMVDAEGYAVAYTAFAGGDETYADRWPSVTCPALFLTGSDDPNSTPLMAEQMAAITPRGYARIVEAHRHMVNLTAPETVNALMAEWLAIEEEPQ; from the coding sequence ATGCAGGAGGCCGCCACCACTTCACGGGTCAATGTTGCAACGGCAGGTGCTGCCGCGCTCCCTCGCAAGATGACCGAGGGCGGGGCGGCCTATTTTGAAGCCGGTGCCGGAGAAGAGCTGATCCTCATCCACGGCGTCGGCATGCGGCTCGAAGCCTGGGAGCCGCAGATCGACGTCTTTTCCCGCACGCACCGTGTCATCGCGGTCGACATGCCGGGCCATGGCGGCAGCGCACGCTTGCCTGCGGGCAGCACGCTTACGGATTTTGTCGGCTGGTTCGGCCGTTTTCTGGACGATATGCGGATCACCCGCGCCAATGTCGCCGGGCATTCCATGGGGGCGCTGATTTCCGGCGGTGCCGCTGCGAGCTTCGGTGATCGTGTCGCGCGCGTCGGTTACCTGAACGGTGTTTATCGCCGTGATCCGGCAGCGAAGGCGGCGGTGCTCGCGCGGGCTGAGGCCATCCGCACCGAGGGCGTGGACAAGCAAGGCCCGCTGCTGCGCTGGTTCGGCGATGACGCCAAGAGCCAGCATGCGCGGGAGCTGACACGCTGCTGGCTGGAAATGGTCGATGCGGAAGGTTACGCGGTTGCCTATACGGCCTTTGCCGGTGGCGACGAGACCTATGCTGATCGCTGGCCGTCGGTCACCTGCCCGGCGCTTTTTCTGACCGGTTCCGACGATCCGAACTCGACGCCTTTGATGGCCGAACAGATGGCGGCGATCACGCCGCGCGGCTACGCTCGCATCGTTGAGGCGCACCGGCATATGGTCAATCTGACCGCACCTGAAACTGTCAATGCATTGATGGCCGAATGGCTGGCTATTGAGGAGGAGCCGCAATGA
- a CDS encoding iron-containing alcohol dehydrogenase, with the protein MINRVLMPREMLIGGGSRFRLPAVLKSLGVTRPLLVCDPVMQKLGHADALLQALAEEGIKAAVFADVVEDPTDISIAALVKRISDGGHDGLVALGGGSAMDTAKAGAIVATSGEDLRALKVPRIVDFAVMPVIAIPTTAGTGSEVTRAAVVTDTAASEKMLILGTAALPVAAIIDYELTLTCPYRVTVDTGIDALTHALEALVNRNGNAYSEALALSALKLIGANLERVAVNPDDRDAREAMMLGATHAGLAVSNTSTALIHGLSRPVGAFFHVPHGMSNAMVLPLVTQFSLKSALQHYAAAARALGCAAATDSDQVSGAKLVEAFLGLNRRLKVPTPQEFGIDRRRYLDLVPEMVRQGLASGTPANNPRVPTVAEMTRLYELAYDGSIAEF; encoded by the coding sequence ATGATAAACCGTGTCCTGATGCCCCGCGAAATGCTTATCGGCGGCGGCAGCCGTTTTCGACTACCCGCCGTGCTGAAATCGCTCGGCGTCACTCGCCCGCTGCTGGTCTGCGATCCCGTGATGCAGAAGCTCGGCCATGCCGATGCGCTTTTGCAGGCACTCGCTGAGGAAGGCATCAAGGCTGCCGTGTTCGCCGACGTTGTCGAAGACCCAACGGATATATCCATCGCCGCACTGGTGAAACGTATTTCCGATGGCGGCCATGACGGTCTCGTCGCACTCGGCGGCGGCAGCGCCATGGATACGGCCAAGGCGGGCGCCATCGTTGCAACGAGCGGGGAGGATTTGCGCGCCCTGAAAGTGCCGCGGATCGTGGATTTTGCCGTCATGCCGGTGATTGCCATTCCCACGACCGCCGGAACCGGTTCGGAAGTCACGCGCGCCGCCGTCGTGACGGACACGGCTGCCAGCGAAAAAATGCTGATCCTCGGCACTGCCGCTTTGCCGGTCGCGGCCATCATCGATTATGAGCTGACGCTGACATGTCCTTACCGTGTCACGGTCGATACCGGCATCGATGCGCTAACCCATGCGCTGGAGGCGCTGGTCAACCGCAACGGCAATGCCTATTCCGAGGCGCTGGCGCTTTCCGCCCTGAAGCTGATCGGCGCCAATCTTGAAAGAGTGGCTGTTAACCCGGATGACAGGGATGCGCGTGAAGCCATGATGCTGGGCGCGACCCATGCCGGGCTTGCCGTCTCCAATACGTCCACCGCACTGATCCATGGCCTGAGCCGGCCGGTCGGCGCCTTTTTCCATGTGCCGCATGGCATGTCGAATGCGATGGTGCTGCCGCTCGTCACGCAGTTTTCGCTGAAGTCCGCTCTCCAGCATTATGCTGCCGCCGCGCGGGCTCTCGGCTGTGCCGCCGCGACAGATAGCGATCAGGTCTCCGGTGCGAAGCTGGTGGAGGCCTTCCTCGGCCTGAACAGGCGACTGAAGGTGCCGACTCCGCAAGAGTTCGGTATCGACAGAAGACGCTATCTCGATCTGGTGCCGGAAATGGTGCGCCAAGGCCTCGCTTCCGGCACGCCGGCAAATAATCCCCGGGTGCCCACAGTTGCCGAAATGACGCGACTGTACGAGCTCGCCTATGACGGAAGCATCGCGGAATTTTAG
- a CDS encoding GntR family transcriptional regulator, which produces MTGALQGTAIRVERPTKTLRELALDKVRDAIVNGYFRPGDRLVERDLCAQLGVSRTIVREVLRHLESEGLVANLPNKGPMVALLDLDEAKQIYEIRGALEGMAARLCAERRDPAIVEALEVSLKHIRESYVAKDMPGVLAHTSSFYQTLFSKIDRHVAWGVVNLLTVRINHLRSMTIKTKSRDTEGPAQMEKIVEAIRKGDGDAAYKAALDHVTSACAIAEAVLTAQKSAD; this is translated from the coding sequence ATGACCGGTGCTTTGCAGGGAACTGCCATTCGTGTCGAGCGTCCGACAAAGACGCTGAGGGAACTCGCGCTCGACAAGGTGCGAGATGCGATCGTGAATGGTTATTTCCGCCCTGGCGACCGTCTCGTGGAGCGCGACCTCTGCGCTCAGCTCGGTGTTTCCCGCACCATCGTGCGCGAAGTCCTGCGGCATCTGGAATCCGAAGGGCTGGTGGCGAACCTGCCGAACAAAGGCCCGATGGTCGCGCTGCTCGATCTCGACGAGGCCAAGCAGATCTACGAAATCCGCGGTGCGCTGGAGGGAATGGCGGCGCGTCTTTGCGCCGAACGCCGGGACCCGGCCATTGTCGAGGCACTGGAGGTTTCACTCAAGCACATCCGCGAAAGTTATGTCGCAAAGGACATGCCGGGTGTGCTGGCGCATACCTCGTCCTTTTACCAGACATTGTTCAGCAAGATCGACCGGCATGTCGCCTGGGGCGTCGTCAATCTGCTGACGGTGCGGATCAACCATCTCCGCTCCATGACGATCAAGACCAAAAGCCGCGATACCGAAGGCCCGGCACAGATGGAGAAGATCGTCGAGGCCATCCGGAAGGGTGACGGGGACGCCGCTTACAAAGCCGCGCTCGATCACGTCACCAGCGCCTGTGCCATTGCCGAAGCCGTTCTGACGGCGCAAAAAAGCGCCGACTGA
- a CDS encoding amino acid synthesis family protein yields the protein MSIQIRKTLLQVETTLIEGGKAAATPLKLFSAIAVVKNPWAGKGFVENLKPEIHAGAPVLGELLTKMILDAVGSGEAVEAYGKAAVVGLDGEIEHASALIHTLRFGNHYRQAVGAKSYLAFCNTRGPGNAPIMIPLMDKNDEGRRSHYLTIQTAIPDAPAADEIVVALGASVGGRPHHRIGDRYQDLQDLGQDVTNPAGV from the coding sequence ATGTCCATCCAGATCCGCAAGACCCTGCTGCAGGTCGAAACGACGTTGATTGAGGGAGGCAAGGCTGCCGCAACGCCTCTGAAGCTGTTCAGCGCCATCGCGGTGGTGAAAAATCCCTGGGCGGGAAAAGGCTTTGTCGAAAACCTGAAACCGGAAATCCATGCGGGTGCGCCGGTGCTGGGCGAATTGCTGACGAAGATGATCCTCGATGCCGTTGGTTCCGGCGAAGCGGTGGAGGCCTATGGCAAGGCGGCGGTTGTCGGGCTGGACGGAGAAATCGAACATGCCTCCGCGCTCATTCACACGCTGCGCTTCGGCAATCACTATCGTCAGGCAGTGGGTGCCAAGTCCTATCTTGCCTTTTGTAACACCCGTGGTCCGGGCAATGCACCGATCATGATCCCGCTGATGGACAAGAATGATGAAGGCCGCCGTTCGCATTATCTGACCATCCAGACCGCCATTCCCGATGCCCCGGCTGCGGACGAGATCGTCGTCGCACTCGGCGCTTCGGTTGGCGGCCGGCCCCACCACCGCATTGGCGACCGTTACCAGGATCTGCAGGATCTTGGTCAGGATGTTACCAACCCGGCCGGCGTTTGA
- a CDS encoding LLM class flavin-dependent oxidoreductase gives MKFSLFVHMERLDASQDHKTLYEEFVTLCEIADRGGMHAIWTGEHHGMDFTIAPNPFVTIADLARRTKTARLGTGTVIAPFWHPIKLAGEAAMTDLICDGRLDIGIARGAYSFEYERLLPGLDAWGAGQRMRELIPAVKGVWAGDYAHDGEFFKFPATTSAPKPLQQPFPPIWVAARDPNSHEFAVANDCNVQVTPLWQGDDEVETLMGRFNDACAKNPEKQRPKIMLLRHTYVGSDEADIAQAAHEMSVYYNYFFAWFKNEKPVHQGLIERIAPEDITGNAMLSGDVMRKNNVVGDADEVIARLKSYEAMGYDEYSFWIDTGMSFERKKASLERFLSDVMPAFTE, from the coding sequence ATGAAATTTTCGCTCTTCGTCCACATGGAGCGGCTGGACGCCTCGCAGGATCACAAGACCCTCTATGAGGAGTTCGTTACCCTTTGCGAAATCGCCGATCGCGGCGGCATGCATGCCATCTGGACTGGCGAACATCACGGCATGGATTTCACCATTGCGCCCAACCCCTTCGTAACGATCGCCGATCTGGCCCGCCGCACGAAGACGGCGCGTCTTGGCACCGGCACTGTCATCGCGCCCTTCTGGCATCCGATCAAGCTTGCCGGCGAAGCGGCGATGACCGACCTCATCTGCGATGGCCGGCTCGATATCGGCATAGCCCGCGGCGCCTACTCCTTCGAATATGAGCGGCTGCTTCCCGGCCTCGATGCCTGGGGCGCCGGCCAGCGCATGCGTGAGCTGATCCCCGCCGTCAAAGGTGTCTGGGCGGGCGATTACGCCCATGATGGCGAGTTCTTCAAATTCCCGGCCACGACCTCCGCTCCCAAGCCGCTGCAACAGCCTTTTCCGCCGATCTGGGTGGCGGCGCGCGATCCGAATTCGCACGAATTCGCCGTCGCCAATGATTGCAACGTGCAGGTAACACCGCTGTGGCAGGGCGACGATGAGGTGGAAACCCTCATGGGCCGCTTCAACGATGCCTGCGCCAAAAACCCGGAAAAACAGCGCCCGAAAATCATGCTGCTGCGCCATACCTATGTCGGTTCCGATGAAGCCGATATCGCGCAGGCCGCCCATGAGATGAGCGTCTATTACAATTATTTCTTCGCCTGGTTCAAAAACGAGAAGCCGGTTCATCAGGGCCTCATCGAGCGCATTGCGCCAGAGGATATTACTGGAAACGCCATGCTTTCCGGCGATGTCATGCGCAAAAACAACGTCGTCGGTGATGCCGATGAGGTCATTGCCCGGCTCAAAAGCTACGAGGCCATGGGTTACGACGAATATTCCTTCTGGATCGATACGGGCATGAGTTTCGAGCGCAAGAAAGCGTCGCTGGAGCGTTTCCTGTCCGATGTCATGCCGGCTTTTACGGAGTAA
- a CDS encoding flavin reductase family protein, which produces MTVATLDPRALRDAFGAFVTGVTIVTTRDDAGKPVGFTANSFTSVSLDPPLLLICLARTSRNFSTMTGAKNFAVNVLSESQKDLSNTFARPVEDRFAAAEWSDAPQGSPVFVDVAAWFECTMQEVIEAGDHVILLGRIGAFDNSGLNGLGYARGGYFTPMLAAKAVSAAAEGEIVVGAVLERRGEIYLVGEDVLSLPGCVVAGGDPVAALTSRLEELTGLSVRTGFLYSVYENKADGRQHIVYHALAEGDDAPRQGRFLSPGALGSAKFDSGATADIVNRFALESSIGNFGVYVGNETAGKVHPISMKGANP; this is translated from the coding sequence ATGACTGTTGCAACGCTTGACCCGCGCGCCTTGCGCGACGCATTCGGCGCTTTCGTGACGGGAGTGACCATCGTAACCACGCGGGATGATGCGGGAAAGCCCGTTGGCTTCACCGCCAATTCCTTCACCTCGGTATCGCTCGATCCGCCGCTGCTCTTGATCTGCCTCGCACGTACCTCGCGCAATTTTTCGACGATGACCGGCGCGAAAAACTTCGCCGTCAACGTTTTGTCGGAAAGCCAGAAGGATCTGTCCAATACTTTCGCGCGCCCGGTGGAGGATCGTTTTGCTGCCGCCGAATGGTCGGATGCGCCGCAGGGTTCGCCCGTCTTTGTCGATGTCGCGGCCTGGTTCGAATGCACCATGCAGGAGGTTATCGAGGCGGGTGATCATGTCATCCTGCTTGGCCGCATCGGCGCTTTCGACAATAGCGGCCTGAATGGTCTCGGTTATGCGCGCGGCGGTTATTTCACGCCGATGCTGGCCGCCAAGGCGGTGTCAGCGGCGGCTGAGGGTGAAATTGTCGTCGGCGCGGTGCTGGAACGGCGTGGCGAGATTTACCTTGTCGGCGAGGATGTGTTGTCGCTTCCCGGCTGTGTTGTGGCGGGCGGCGATCCGGTGGCGGCGCTGACGTCGCGGCTTGAGGAACTTACTGGACTGTCAGTCCGCACTGGCTTTCTTTATTCCGTTTACGAAAACAAGGCGGATGGCCGCCAGCATATCGTCTACCACGCACTTGCCGAGGGCGATGATGCACCGCGTCAGGGCCGCTTCCTGTCGCCCGGCGCGCTCGGCTCCGCAAAATTCGACTCCGGTGCGACGGCGGATATCGTCAATCGTTTCGCGCTGGAAAGCTCCATCGGCAATTTCGGCGTTTATGTCGGAAACGAGACCGCCGGCAAGGTTCATCCCATTTCCATGAAGGGGGCAAACCCATGA